From the Micromonospora lupini genome, one window contains:
- a CDS encoding MarR family winged helix-turn-helix transcriptional regulator, whose protein sequence is MTHRDAARGASDAIGSALYGLATRAVRRLPRDMSLTSAATLATLDKTGPRRITDLATAEGVTQPAMTVLVRVMEESGLVERTGDPSDKRVTLVCLTEAGASYVRTRRQAGVDAYARLIDDLTVDEVEALAAALPALLHLAELDSHTREESDR, encoded by the coding sequence GTGACTCACCGAGACGCCGCGCGCGGCGCTTCCGATGCCATCGGGTCAGCCCTCTACGGTCTGGCCACCAGGGCCGTGCGACGCCTTCCCCGCGACATGAGCCTGACGTCCGCCGCCACCCTGGCCACCCTGGACAAGACCGGCCCGCGACGGATCACCGATCTGGCCACGGCCGAGGGCGTCACCCAGCCCGCGATGACCGTCCTGGTCCGGGTGATGGAGGAATCCGGGCTGGTCGAGCGGACGGGCGATCCGTCCGACAAGCGGGTCACGCTTGTGTGCCTGACCGAGGCCGGCGCGTCGTACGTCCGGACGCGACGCCAGGCGGGCGTCGACGCGTACGCGCGGTTGATCGACGACCTCACCGTCGACGAGGTCGAGGCACTGGCAGCAGCCCTTCCGGCGCTGCTGCATCTGGCGGAGCTCGATAGCCACACCCGAG